In one Massilia endophytica genomic region, the following are encoded:
- a CDS encoding carbohydrate ABC transporter permease: MVKQRSRTSIAAWIALLPMILTVVFAYIGTMLFTARVSLSSSRIFPTSDFVGLGQYARLFRNERWLLSLENLAIYGVLFVLACLVIGFLLAVFIDQKVSGEGVLRTVFLYPYAMSFVATGLVWQWILNPSLGIQQVLRHMGFEDAQFDWIVDQDKALYTIVIATVWQASGLVMALLLSGLRGIDEEMWKAARIDGIPRWRVYISIVLPMLWPSLSTAFVLLFAMVIKLFDPVVAMTQGGPGTASEVPAKFIMDYLFGRANIGLASAASIVLLTTVMAIVAPLYFARSKVVQKRSKA, from the coding sequence ATGGTGAAGCAACGCTCCCGCACTTCGATAGCGGCATGGATCGCGCTGCTGCCCATGATCCTGACCGTGGTCTTCGCCTACATCGGCACCATGCTTTTCACGGCGCGCGTGTCCCTCAGCAGCTCCCGCATCTTCCCGACCAGCGACTTCGTCGGCCTTGGGCAGTATGCGCGCCTGTTCCGCAACGAGCGCTGGCTGCTGTCCCTGGAAAACCTGGCCATCTACGGCGTGCTGTTCGTGCTGGCCTGCCTGGTGATCGGCTTCCTGCTCGCGGTGTTCATCGACCAGAAGGTAAGCGGGGAGGGCGTGCTGCGCACGGTCTTCCTCTATCCCTATGCCATGTCCTTCGTGGCCACGGGCCTCGTATGGCAGTGGATATTGAATCCATCCCTCGGCATCCAGCAGGTGCTGCGCCACATGGGCTTCGAGGATGCGCAATTCGACTGGATCGTGGACCAGGACAAGGCGCTGTACACCATTGTTATCGCCACTGTCTGGCAGGCTTCCGGCCTGGTGATGGCGCTGCTGCTTTCGGGGCTGCGCGGCATCGACGAGGAAATGTGGAAGGCGGCGCGCATCGACGGCATTCCACGCTGGCGCGTCTATATCAGCATTGTGCTGCCCATGCTGTGGCCTTCGCTGTCCACGGCCTTCGTGCTGCTGTTCGCCATGGTGATCAAACTGTTCGATCCCGTGGTGGCCATGACCCAGGGCGGTCCGGGCACCGCAAGCGAGGTGCCCGCCAAATTCATCATGGACTACCTGTTCGGCCGCGCCAATATCGGCCTGGCTTCGGCGGCATCCATCGTTCTGCTGACGACCGTGATGGCCATCGTTGCGCCGCTGTACTTCGCGCGCAGCAAGGTCGTTCAGAAAAGGAGCAAGGCATGA
- a CDS encoding carbohydrate ABC transporter permease, protein MKTRITPGRIGLYVFLFTAALFFLVPLYVMLVTSVKPMSEIRLGNIFALPLAPTVEPWRLAWQAACTGLECEGIRGGFWNSVKITVPSTVFSIVVGAVNGYALSFWRPRGAGVMFSVLMMGAFIPGQVVLYPLVRALAAVDLYSSIPGIVLVHVIFGMPMMTLLFRNYYASLPDELFKAARIDGGGFWRIFFELMLPMSTPVIVVAMIMQVTNIWNDFLLGLVFAGSDNLPMTVQLNNIINTTTGERLYNVNMAATILTSLVPLALYFISGRWFVRGIASGAVKG, encoded by the coding sequence ATGAAGACGCGTATAACGCCGGGCCGCATCGGCCTCTACGTCTTCCTGTTCACGGCGGCGCTGTTCTTCCTGGTGCCGCTGTACGTGATGCTGGTGACCTCCGTGAAGCCGATGAGCGAGATCCGGCTGGGGAATATCTTCGCGCTGCCGCTGGCGCCTACCGTCGAACCATGGCGGCTGGCGTGGCAGGCCGCGTGTACGGGGCTTGAGTGCGAGGGCATCCGTGGCGGCTTCTGGAATTCCGTGAAGATCACCGTGCCGAGCACCGTGTTCTCCATCGTGGTGGGCGCCGTCAATGGCTATGCCCTGTCTTTCTGGCGGCCGCGGGGAGCAGGCGTGATGTTCAGCGTTCTCATGATGGGCGCCTTCATTCCTGGCCAGGTGGTGCTGTACCCGCTGGTGCGGGCGCTGGCCGCCGTGGACCTGTACAGCTCCATTCCGGGCATCGTGCTGGTGCACGTGATCTTCGGCATGCCGATGATGACGCTCCTGTTCAGGAACTACTACGCTTCGCTGCCCGATGAACTGTTCAAGGCGGCGCGCATCGACGGCGGCGGATTCTGGCGCATCTTCTTCGAGCTGATGCTGCCCATGTCCACGCCGGTGATCGTGGTGGCCATGATCATGCAGGTCACGAATATCTGGAACGATTTCCTTCTGGGCCTGGTGTTCGCCGGTTCGGACAACCTGCCCATGACGGTCCAGCTGAACAACATCATCAACACCACCACGGGCGAGCGCCTGTACAACGTCAACATGGCGGCCACCATCCTTACATCGCTGGTGCCGCTCGCCCTCTATTTCATTTCCGGCCGCTGGTTCGTGCGCGGCATCGCCTCCGGCGCAGTCAAAGGTTAA
- a CDS encoding ABC transporter ATP-binding protein yields the protein MSNVSIKNLQITLGENKVIDSLDLEVQKGEFVVLLGASGCGKSTLLHSIAGLIDVTGGSIEIGGKDMTLVDPKDRGIALVFQSYALYPTMNVEKNMSFGLRINGTPKEEIKRRVARAAEMLHLQPLLDRKPANLSGGQRQRVAIGRAIVREADVFLFDEPLSNLDAKLRTELRRELKLLHRQLGATMIYVTHDQVEAMTLASRIAVMKGGVIQQFDTPDTIYREPANLFVAGFLGSPCMNFFHGRLAVENGKTLFRNGHMALDVSHYAFRQPVEPGLACVLGVRPEDVVVEADGPYRASVTLVEAMGAHRVLWMDFHGAQISAIVQDGREGGAFSIRSEGISLFGEASTLRL from the coding sequence ATGTCGAACGTATCCATCAAAAATCTTCAGATCACGCTGGGCGAAAACAAGGTTATCGATTCACTGGACCTTGAGGTGCAGAAGGGCGAGTTCGTGGTGCTGCTGGGCGCATCGGGTTGCGGCAAGTCCACGCTCCTGCACAGCATCGCGGGCCTGATCGACGTGACGGGCGGCAGCATCGAGATCGGCGGCAAGGACATGACCCTGGTCGATCCGAAGGACCGGGGCATTGCGCTGGTGTTCCAGTCCTACGCGCTGTATCCCACCATGAACGTGGAGAAGAACATGTCCTTCGGCCTGCGCATCAACGGCACGCCGAAGGAGGAGATCAAGCGCCGCGTGGCGCGCGCGGCCGAGATGCTGCACCTGCAGCCGCTGCTGGACCGCAAGCCCGCCAATCTCTCCGGCGGCCAGCGGCAGCGCGTGGCCATCGGGCGAGCCATCGTGCGCGAGGCCGATGTCTTCCTCTTCGACGAGCCGCTGTCCAACCTGGATGCCAAGCTGCGCACGGAACTGCGGCGCGAACTGAAGCTGCTGCACCGCCAGCTGGGCGCGACCATGATCTACGTGACCCACGACCAGGTGGAGGCCATGACCCTGGCCAGCCGCATCGCCGTGATGAAGGGCGGGGTGATCCAGCAGTTCGACACGCCGGACACGATCTACCGCGAGCCCGCCAATCTCTTCGTGGCCGGCTTCCTCGGTTCGCCGTGCATGAACTTCTTCCATGGGCGCCTCGCCGTGGAGAACGGGAAAACGCTGTTCCGCAACGGGCATATGGCGCTGGACGTGTCGCACTACGCCTTCCGCCAGCCGGTGGAGCCGGGCCTGGCCTGCGTTCTGGGCGTACGGCCGGAAGACGTGGTGGTGGAGGCGGATGGCCCGTATCGCGCCTCCGTCACGCTGGTGGAAGCCATGGGCGCGCACCGCGTGCTGTGGATGGACTTCCACGGCGCGCAGATCTCGGCCATCGTGCAGGATGGACGGGAGGGCGGCGCTTTCTCGATCCGCAGCGAAGGGAT